The Thunnus albacares chromosome 13, fThuAlb1.1, whole genome shotgun sequence genome segment TGAGCAGGACAACATAAAGCTCATAGGTAACTCAGGCGCTCTTAGCATTTAGAGTATCTTAACTCACCTCaagctttctctccttctctttcttctcctcactcAGTGCAATGCTGCTTCTCTTTAAACTCACACGTGTAAAACTTAAGAGACAGAAATTCCATAAAATCAttcataaatacaaacattctCACAGCGACGAACAAGAtaagttaataataaaaaagaggGCCTTTGATGCCAAGATTTTTTCAGCTGGAGTGTTACAGTGTCCCATGTGGTGAGGGGCTAAGAGCAATTAAATATGCCGTTAAAACCCTCACAAGCTCTCACCAAAGTGCTAAtctgcttctgtttgtgtgtgtagcacTGATGAGGCCATTTAAATAATGGTATGTcggaaaaagaaacaacactCACCCACCTCTTCTGTCCCTCAGATTTTGGACTCAGTAACTGCGCTGGCATCTTGGGATACTCAGATCCATTCAGCACCCAATGTGGGAGTCCGGCCTATGCTGCCCCGGAGCTACTCTCCAGGAAGAAATATGGGCCGAAGGTGGATGTCTGGTCCATGTGAGTGTAATTTCCTTCTCAGCAATTACACAAATTGTTGTCAAACATCAAGATATTGAAATAGGTTTGttaatttcatgtattttgatCTTTCAGTGGGGTGAACATGTATGCGATGTTGACTGGGACTCTTCCGTTCACTGTGGAGCCCTTCAGTCTCCGAGCCCTGCACCAGAAGATGGTGGACAAGGAGATGAACCCTCTACCTCCCTCGCTCTCTACAGGTAAATAACAAATGCACAAATGCACACCTCTGTGCAGACGACAAGCTGTTGCTTTGTGGTGAGCAAAATATGAATCCATCAGCTCCTATACCCTACAGATGGTGCACTACCATGCCCACTCATGTATCAGTGCAATCACCCCTCAGGGAAGAAGTGAAGTTTGAATGAATAGCAGGCATGTAAACAAGATAATTGCGGGATCTGTTTTCCCGTGTGAGAATGAAAATATGTTGACATATGTAATGAAAATCCAGTTGTCTGACAATAGACACGCAAACGGGTAAATGGAAATGTCGAGATAAGAAGTTGCTCTGCCAGTGACCTGAGTCTTTATGGGTTTAGTGCCAACTCCCTGAAAAAAATCACTCGTCACGTATAACCTTTGCTTAGCTTTTTGGCTGGCTATCAACCTGACAGTCTGGTTTCACAATGGAGTTTTGGAGCTGTTTGTTAAATGACAcccaactgaaaaaaaaaaaagacaaaatgcagATCAAAAGGcttaagaaacaaaaaaaactgtaagaATAGTCATCACTGAAAAAATGAGAGATTATATGCATCTTTGTGATTGACACTCCTTTTATAACTACTCTCTAAAATCTTCAAGAGAAACTCTACCCTCTAACATTCTGCTTACCTAAACATAAGCAAACAGCACAGTGAGTTTATTGTAGTTGTACTGTAATATTTCTTTACTGTGGAAATTCAAGGCAATCGGTGTCTAAGCAGAGGACAACATGTAAGAAGTCAAGGTGCATGAAGGAAACAGATTGGCATGCCTGAGTAAACATGTGTACTAAAGAAACCGTCATTATTTGTTCAAATCCTCAGTAGACTTTAATCTTTCCTGTTGATCAAGAGTTCCAAAGAAGTGGCTGGCAGAACATCAAAAAGATATCAAGACATATTGACAATGGTGTTTAAAACCGCCCACTGTTTTTTATAGGCTTTGCGGGAATCTATCATTGTAGTCATTTTATAGTGATAGAAGTAGAATATATTTGCACAGGCATTTCTAAAGCAAATTCACTACTGCTacttaataataaacaatagGGCTAAATATAGTGGGACTTGTGAACCAAGATGACGAAGGTCGGAAAATCAAATGACCATGTGAACACAGGTGTGTAATTAACTTCGTTGGAAGTAGTGACGCTCATACCGGAGTGTATCACAACAGTGGCGCTCTCTATGTGCAAAGTAAGGCCTGGCTTAACCCCCTTTTGCAAGTGCCTGTTAATCAAGCTAATGACATATGAGTATCATCTAATCTGTTTTATGTAATAACGGGATGAGGGCCAAGTTCGTGTTTAGTGTGTACATGCACTGTCAAGACAAAGGGATTATGAAATGTACACCCCTGGTCGAGCTAGTTATACAGATTAGTTGTCAGAGGTTAACcaggtgacaggaaatgaagaaatattatATGTTCAATCATAAAGTTGTCAACCCGATGAGCAGTTACGTTTCTAAAGTAAAATATGTTATGACATGTTTTAGTCAACcaagaaaaataattgttagttgcagccctaatttcaGCATCAGTAAACATTCCTTTCTGTGCAGAGAGTTGCGTGTCAGTGGCAGTGTATGAATAtttattctccctctctctctctctctctctctctctcagctgccATCTGTCTTCTGAAGAAGCTTCTTGAACCTGATCCCAACAAGCGCCCCAATATTCATCAGGTGATGGCTGACTCCTGGCTACAGCTGGCCAACAAGAACACAGGGGCACCGTACCTCAACAGGTAGACTCACACACATCCACCGAGGTCATATGAACATTTGAAATGCTCCGAGTTAGTCTTTTTTCAGCAGTTTTGTCGTCTATTTTTTGTTAAACTCTGTGTTCCCTTTCTGTATTCAGGATCCACATTGAGGAAATAAACCACACGGTGTTGCTGCATATGACAGAGAAGATGGACTACAAGCACAGTGAGGTGCTGAGTGCCGTCCTCACCAACCGCGCCTGCCACACTTTGGCTGTGTACTTCCTCCTCAACAAGAAAATGAAGAGGCTCTCTAAAGAATACAGGGTAAGAGGATCCCAGAAAACACCTGTCCCATGTCATTTTTATTAACAGAGAGTAAAGAAATCAATCTGAGCTcttatacatgtatacatattTTACCTTAGGATGGTGATGCTGGATTAGTTTTACAAAGACCAGTATTTTCTCTCCAAGGGAAGAGTTAGTCTGCTCTGTAAAAAACAGCTCACCTGAGCTCAGTGTCTATGCCTGGAAAGGGTTAAAAGGGTGCAAGAATTATGATGCTAATTATATATGGTTACACAATAGGTTTGTCAATGCCAAGGGCTGTTATAATATGCGGTTCACTCTGGCTGTTTAGGAGATGCAGTTccaggagaaaaagaaaggagaaaagcaGAAGAATGAGTACTTCCAGACCCAGTGGAGGAAGCACGTCGACAAGCTCACCATACCCCCCAAACAGACGCCCGTCTATCTGGCTGTTAGCAAGGGGCCCAGCAAGGAGAAGAAACACAGGACAGGTGAGGATTCATGTGGTGCCGTACAAAAAACCTGGGCAGatttgtaaaaaagaaaataagatacagtaatttgatttaaataagTACcactctatttatttatttctattttatttacctttatTCATACAGGGTAGGTTGACTGAGCACGCATGTTCTTGTACAGCAGTGACCTGTTGCACACATACATAAttaccatccatccatccatccatccatccacccatccacccacccatccatccatccacccacccatccatccattcattctttgtccatccatccatccatccatccatccatccttccatccgTCCATCGTttgtctgtccatccatccaaccatccacccattcatccatccatctgagAGGAAGCATCTTGGACAAGTTGCCAGTAATTGTggggaaaacacacaaacacttttttatttaatgttgcTGGTTgacacttaaataaaataactaagATAGAACAGCAGTAAATTTTTAATTTGGAATAAAACTAAATTTAGTCTTGCAACACAGCAGCGTTAATTGAATTGAGTTCTTAAAAAATAGGCCTGAGATTGTTAACAAAGAATGACAAGTGGTCGGAGTCTGCGTGAGCACATTCCCTGAAGAAGAGCTTACAAGTGACAGACAAGGACCTGGGGGCAAAGCTGAAGCCTAAGCTCCTTTCCCTCTCCTCATTTACCTGTAAGTGCTATAGAGAAAGCCCATAGGCTATTACAAATCCAGCAAGTCAGGAGGGGCTGGTCACCACAAGGTTACAGTCAGGACAGAGTGTCCTTGTACCTTTACATGAGcttgttacatacagtattgtaCTCTCACATCATGGTGTGAAAGGTATATTTCACAGACATGATGCATAGAATGTAGACATGTAAGGAACTCAGCCAAATGTATTCAGAGAAGTTGCACTTCATAACCTCATTCAGTGTCTGCAGCTAGAGGAGCAAAAACTAATGTTACAAATGTtgttaacactttattttacaggccctttaattttatactaatttcctggaaatttccgagtaatttgcaggtatttaatttttaggacattttacaaagagggtggtgcaatttggtacaaattataacaaaaaacagaaaaaaagtttatagTTGTTTGTAGTTGTTAGTTGTAGTTGTAGTCAAACTCTatgttcagttgtttttttttaaactctacaaaaacacacatttcctatATACTATCAAATTACATAAcctattttctgtcagttaaagaattgtcaatttattaagattttttgcaaattaacaactacataTGAACCCATATATAATGAGTGGGTAATTACCAACTTAACTGTTACATACTgagaaaatttccaggaaattggtataaaattaagggacctgtaaaataaagtgttacctaaATGTATGTTTGACAAACATCAAAATCCAGTATTTCAGAAATGTTACAATGCTTCTCATTTCCTCCTCAGGTCTATTGCGTGCCATAACTGGAGGCCATCGTAACTCACCTCTGGCACCACCCGGCACTGTCGCCTCTTCCTCTATGGAATATCTTGAGATTCATCCTCTCTTCCCCAACACTCCACAGCAACGGAGGCGCCTGGCCACCCTCCCGCAAGTCAATACGAGCCCGGAACACAACATTCCTGCTCCACCAGCGCCATCGCCGATCGGCATGCATTCCTTCGGCTCCCTCTCCAAAGCTGAGCAAATTGAAGACACTCCGGCTTCACCGTGGTACAAGCTGACCAACGGGACTTTGTCCCCGCCCCGCCATGTCTCTGCCTTCCAGCCCGACTCCTCATACTTGAAGAAGGCCACGATCCCCAGTCCTCCCGTCCTCATTGTCAACCCGCAGCCGAAGAAGAGCATTTCCTCAGATTGGTGTGGTTCTTCTGACACCAGTGGCAGCCCCCCCAGCACTGTTGGAAGCCCCCCAGGCAGCTCAGCTTTCAGCCCCCCGAAGTCCGCCTTCAGTCCCCTCAACCCCACCTCAGCATTCAGTCCTCcttccaacagcagcagcagtgatcCCGACAGTCCGACGCACCGCAGCAAGTTCCCCTCAATGGGAATCGGACAGATCCTGAAAAAGAAGGTCCAGCTGCAGCCGTTTACCTTCCGACCAGAACAGGTCGTCGAAGAAGTGGTGTCCCCACCTCCCTACCCCATGCAGACTCTCCTCTGTGCTTCAGGTGCACTCAAGACCCTCTGCTGAGGgacacaagacaaaagaaaacgaaagaaagacagactgaaCTCAAGGCCCCtctcaacattttatttaagttGGAGAGGTCTTCCGGAGCGGCCTTTTGAACTGTGAACTGTCCCTTTATTGCGACTGAGCCACTTTTCATGACGGActtgatcattaaaaaaaaaaaagaaaagaaaaaagaaacaaaaggggGTTTGAGTGAAAGTATAAAATCTCTTGTTAGCGCTCTCATTATATAATCAGAGATGGTGACACAGAGAAGATGAGATTTGAAACGGATCCCTGAGCAATGACTAAACCTCGCTGTGTCCTAGATACAGAGTGGACATGGGACATCATGTAATATGGGCCTTGTCAAGAAGTTGTACACGTACacgcacatgcatacacacaaaacactgtatTATATACTGAGTTTAAGAGATACTCTCTTATGTAATATTGCTGTAACTGGTTACTAATTGAGCCGCAGACTGATTCACACCAGCTAACAGACCCCAACTCTTACCCTATCCCTGATTACACGTAtaaatgttttgtctctgtgaaAACTCTCTAAATGACTTCCAGCCAGCTGGCACTGTATCCTCAGTGCTGATTGGCCGAAGAAGCTCACTGCACTATTCTTGAAAACCAAAACCTGTAGTAACAATGGTGTTTACCATCTTTTACCTCACTGCATTACTCATACATTAATGTATAACAGCAGTCGATTGTGACGTGCTTGTGTGGACTTTGCCACAGTGTTGCAGTGTCTGAGTGCTAGTGCCATTAGAATCAACACGATGAAATAGGAGTAGGTACCAAGAGTAGAGTCATACTCACCTTTTATAGATTCATATAAACTGTCACTCAACACTGATAATAACTCACAGCTATAACTTTTTATATCCAAGTGTTACATCACCTCTATAACCCACAGGGAAACTCAAACTGTAGAAGTCTTTGTTATGACTTCCTTCCACAGCAGGATACGTCTGTTCATAgtcagttttgaaaaaaaaaaaaaaagaaaagatgaaaaaataaagcatcAAAAGCCTTATGAAACTGATCAACCTCGCCAAAGGCTGAGGGAAAGAAGGGTGGGAAGAACTGCTAGGATCACGTAACATCCACAAAAATAATTCACTTCCTTTTGTCTTAACGCTGTAGTTTGTGCAATAGTCTTAAGTGTTAACTGCAATGACGAGTATTTGCCAAGAGCTCTCTGAGAGTGATGTGAAAATTGTGCTTGTAAATAACAGTACGACTCCTGTGTTCCTGTCACTTTTGCCGTGCGTACAAAGGGATTCTAAAATGTTTATCGACATTTTTCACACCTTACTATCTTCGCTTGAACTGTTTGACTCGAACGAAAAAGGCTTCCACGGGGCACACAAGGCTTCTCACTGTTAAAATAGAATCCTCCTCTtgtcaaaatgaaaagttgCATGCAATGTTTCACGAGTCGAACGGTATTGTCAGCATTTGAAATTACGTCTTTGTACCTTTTTTCTGGTTGATACTGAGATTGATACAGACTCGGGGGGTCTTTTGTAAGATTTTGTAATGGATGGTTTTGTTTGAGTGTCGAGAGATTTCTATGCtgtataaagtattttaaatatttatactgaATCCATTATGTGTCTGTCTGATCCTTTAAATGCACCTGGTGACTGTCTGGCATCAATCTTGCATGTACACATTTACTCTGTGAACATATGCCGATGTACAATTTCTTATTAGCTAAAAACATTTGAGTGAATACACTTAAATTACCATAATTAATTTAAGAAATTCCATAATAATCTACAGATATAAACATTCTTGTTAATTTACATATATTTCTAACACTGTCAGCTCCTGGAGGACTTAATGAAGATTGGCCTCTTTGATCTCTGTGACACCTCAATGTGCCACTTGTCTCACATGCTGTACACATTTCCTACGGAACACCTGTGGcgggtaaaaaaagaaaaaaaatgcacccTTCCAACAGCTGAAGAAACATTAGGACTTATAATATACATGTATACGACCCCtccctcttcacacacacatacacacacataccgtaGACATTAATCTACTCAGCTGTGGCTCCCCCGTCCCCATCATAAACCTCTTTGGGTGACATGGCCCTGACGAGACAAAGAAGGGGGGATCACCAGAGCGCcgagacaaacacacacacgcacaggacAACACAAACAGGGTTGCATGATTAAATCGGCGTGGCTAAGCTGATAAAAGCCGAGGGGCAAGAGTGGCTCTAAAATGCATTAGAGCCGGAGCCTTTTGTTTATCAAAGACGGGTGGACAGTTAGTCAAAATCCCCAGGCGGTCCAATGAGACAAACAGGCTGTAGCAATGAATACTATGGCTTAACCACAGCATAGAGCGAAAGGAATGTTGTATACTACAGTTCTTGGACAGGTAATACCTGCACCTGCAGTACAGTGCTGCTCTGGTGATACCTGTAATAggcgtacacacacaaacacacacaaaaatctaaCTACTGACAAGTGTGGAGCTTCTGGAAAGCCTCCTCTCATGATTAATGCCTCTATGGATGATGATAACTCAGAAACATATCAGTGAGATGAGGGGAAAGTGGTGGGGAATAACAAATTAAGACTagtcaatgaattgattattcAATTGACAGAAATTGATCAACAGGATTTTGCAAAttagtcatttatcaaacaaaaatgccaaaaaaataccTGGTCCTCAcgtctcaaaaaaaaaaaaaggatttgctTTGTGATATTAATCTAAATGTCAGGATTTTGGATTGTTGGATGAAcaaaataagtatttttaaGATGTCGCATTGGGCTCTGGAATATTGTGGGTTGGGCATTTTTCccccacttttttttaaatagattataaggttattgttttgattcatCATTACTCAAAACAATCGTTGGCTGAAGCACTGGACCGCCTTTTAGATTCATTCTCAATGCCACAGCAAGTTGTTTATCTGTACATAATCTCAGGAAGCATtaatgaaagaaatccatagTGATgagataaagacacaaaaacaaaccctTTCCTTGACACAGAGATTATTTCAAAGTTAATCTGTGTATAAAGAGGTCAAGTTACATTGATGAGTCCGTGATAAACAATTATCCCCCCACTCTCCCAGCAGGGGTGGCCAAtatattaatcttttttttcagaatcaTATGGCCAAAGTACTTATAGTTTACATCAGATTTCTCCAAGAATGATCTCTGAAATATTTGGGATGCCGGATGGAAATGCGCAGTAGGAAATTTTccatgcttaaaaaaaaaaatttgaatatATCAATATTAGAGGTCTTGTGGTTATTATGATTGTTTTGCGTCCATATCAGCAAGCCATACCTGTTgacatacactcatacacacctTTGTTTTGAGACTGAAATAAGTAGAGAAAGAATGTGTGACGAGAGCAGACATGTGCCACACCCTGAAGAAATGTGGTCaaattaaaaaactgaaaattgaacAGCCAATCTCTTTGTTGTGTTCAAAAATTGATAACCTGTGTGATGGCATCCGTTGATGTTCATATGTACCTGTTCATTACCTGTTTTTGgccagaaaaaaaaggttttaatatgaattttattacattttacattttcatatgagGCCAAACTGACCACTTACTGTACAGCAGGACTTTATTCCTGTCAATCTGTTCAGACTTAGATCCTGATGACACTAATCCTGTTTTCAGCCCCCTTCTCGTcacatatacgcacacacacactcacactaggGTGTCAGTGGCAACGGGACGAGCCTTTGTGTCTGAGAAAAACAGACGATTAACCTGCAACACTGTGTAGTACACCAGGGATGTGCGtgctgaccacacacacacacactcacatatccTGGTTCAACCCCATATAGACCAGTACTGCCTTCCTCAGCAGCTTTCACACACGCAGAGAAcgaggaggagagagtgagagacagccAGACTACCTGGCAGACACAGGCGTACACAAAGACGTGGGGGGAAATAAACAAGCAGATGTTTCTAATGAAGTAGGAGGCTTTACGCACTCAGAGGGGATTTGGGTTATTCCATCAGACGAGTCGCTGACTGGCCGGCTATCCTGTTCGATCACAGACACAGATGAAGGTGATTAATGAAACGAGAAGGCTGTGGCTTATCAGAGATTTGACGCTTTCATAGAAGGGGCACAACCAGTACAACAAAAACTGGGCTAAGTTTCACAAATACTCTTGACACCAAGATCACCTTACACCCACTGATTCCTGAGATTAATTTGGGAAATTCAACATCCCAGATGAAGGGTTTTACTAACTGACCTGCCGTCTAGTCTGTGTGACACAAAGATGAGACCAGACTTAAGCTAATGACTTTAGATTTTGAGCGAGCATATGTCAAGCAGCCGACGCTGTAAGGAAAAGTTGTGGCGATCAAAAGTTCAGTTCAGGGTTCTTTACtgcataaaatgtaaacaaattattcaaattaaaataatgttttgtttacattactatttattatttatattgtttttttatatttattatttttgtcatattttcagAACAGAAAGGAGGAGATATCAACATTTGCACTTGATATAATctgttaaatataatatttctgGATATTATTTACATAAAGGCAccatgtaaataaatgtataatcaTTGTATGACATGTATACATGTATCAACTCAAAGATCCATTATCTGAATTGCATGTTGCTGAAATCTGATATACACAGCACAGGGAAAATATAACTGTATGCTTTGGGTACTGTGTTTGGACTGTGTAGTGGAAAATCAAGAGTTAAATCAGGCATTGGTCATAAACCAGCAATGAGCAACTGGTGGGGTGTGGCTCTTTTGTCAGGGGGCAACCAAATACGTTCCTGAGAGACATAAATACTGATTAAAATTGTCATGATTGAAATTAGAttgttttccacattttcactgacacacacaccccaGAATATTTAATTacccaataaaaataaaaactcttcCTCATTGCTCACTTTATTATAGAGACAGAAATGGAACTGAATTTACTGTAGGTCTCTTAAATCCCCTAAACAACATCATTTTCCTTCTCActaaataatctttttcattcagtgggaaacaaacatattttgtaaGTTGGCACACAGGTGGCACTCCTtgaaatatttctctctctcaaaaacAAGATCAGAAATTCAATCAAAAAGCAGAGCTCAGCCAATAGGATCTCAGTGTCTGTGGCAACAGCAGCATCAGTCCCGGCAGCCATTGGTCAGATGTTTCACACAGGGAAGGCTGTAATTGGCTGATAGCGTGCCGAGGCTTCATTGCCTCCATGGCAACATTGTTTCCTTATTGCTTAGGGAAGGtgaaaaggagggaaagaggggaGGCGACTTTCACTCAGACACTACCTCTGCATTATTCATCCTTTGTCCCCGAGTGCTTGTAGAATGTGTGTAGATGTACTgactggtgtgtttgtgtgcctgtgtttcTATGTTGGTCTCGGCTTGGTTGGTAATGATTGGCTGAGACTTCAGGGGTGAAACCGGTGCAATAATTGCACTCAGCAGTGCAATGCATCCAGCAACACCGTGTCTATATAACAGCTAAATGAGTTCAGAGGCCATTCACAATGGAGATGACTTCAAGCAAAAGCTACTGGCCTTTAAGCTTTATTGCTCTGAATGGACCAACAAACAAACTGGGAGATACTATACAAAATGAGTCACTTACAGAGCGTAACAGCCCACATCTGGACAGGCGACTGCCCGGCCGGCCAGCTTGCATCATCCCCTCTCTGTACAGGATGAATGCAGGCGGCTCATCCTTAAGCGAGGACTGGATAAAGACAACACCACCCACCAGCAACACcaccagaaacaacaaaaaccatgcggcttgtttgttgttgttttgacttttttttttttctccccagcAGTGGAGGGAGGGGAGtttgagagggaggaggggggaggagagggagaataAGGGGAGTGAGGGTGGGGttagcagagagaaaaacatcacacagaGATTAGGGTAGGGGGGTTCATTCAGGACTcctcccctgtgtgtgtgtctaagtaTGAGCGGGGGATAACGTCTGTTGACAGGCGTGCCGACCAGCGAGCTGGCTGGCTGTTCCTCCGGCAGTGAACGCGATGACGAGATGGCAACAGGCACTCAGCATAGCACGTGCTCTCAGTTGCCATCGCAACCTGCCCTTGGATACAGCGTGCTGGTTGGCCGTTTCTAACGGTTGTTGTTCTGTGAGGCTGATGAAACCTCGTGGGTGAGGGAGGGCAAGCGGTACAGCATGAAGCCGCTTTCCCGCCTTGGTAGAAAGTGTTGCTAGGCACATTAGAGGTCAGTCGGTAAACAAACACTTACTTAAATATAtaatcaaccccccccccccccttctaaCCAAAAGACCTTAAACTTGCTGTTTAACTCTTAAATCCAGGCTACTTCTAATTACAGACAAAGCAGGATGAGCCAATGATCCCCGACACTCTGACCAGACGAAGTCAAagcaaaagaaacatttaaaaacattaccCTGATAGACTCTTTTGGAAACACTTTATTACacaaaaatactaaatacaaatcatgcttgtacaattgaaacaagcagaaaacagacaaagaaagaacAAGTTTTGTAATAGCAACAAATGAAGGGTTTCATTGCAAGTTGTTGTTCATATTAAAACTGATGAACTCTAATATTAACAGGAGccttaaaataatttttaagtGAATAATTATCCAATATTGTGTTTGACTGTGATGCAGTCAGTATCAaagagtaaatgtatttaattttaaccACAACAAGACAACCGAAAACATAAATTAAGCAATGCTGTCTGGCTTCAAGACAACATGCTTGAAGaagagaacaaagaaaaagtgtgtgtgtggcctcgAGTGGCCCGATCAATATCAGCATTGTGCTGAGTGCGCAGCCTGCCTGATGAAATcctgcacaaataaacattcTGCTCACAGCGTACATTCACGCCGCACTGAGACGCGCGGAGGAGATGGTGCCATGAGCCACGGGAGCCCGAGCTGACACCGTGATTGATTACCAGTGCAGCCGGTCTTTGTTTCACAATCGGTGTTCGGGACAAAGCGGAGCGGGAGCTGCGTTGTGCGCATGTGTAGGTGTTTGTGCACAAGGTGAGGCTAGGACAAAACGTCTTACTGAGGGAATGTGGTTGAGATGAAACTTTGAGGAGGAAgtgttaacataaaaaaaaataagggtAGGGGCCGAGGAGTGTGGACATTAAATCCTCACACCTGGACAAAGCATCCACCCAGACGTCCGTCACTGTCAAACCTCGTCACATCCCTCCTGAAGGCCGGCCTCGATCTCCTCCAGCCTCTGTGCCATGGACACGACCAGCATTTTCATctgggagggtggggggggtggaggggtcaAGAAGGGAGAAGGTGCGAAAAGGTGCAGGGTTCGGGGATGTGAGGACGAACAGCAAGGGCGGgatgagatgagaaaaaaaaaaaaagagtaaagagTGAGGACGGAAAAAGGGGGAATATGAAGGAGTCAGAGCACGGAACGAGAAAATGGACAGGTGGGAAATGAAGGGAGCAGCAGGAAGcagtgagggagaaagaaggGAGGAGAAAAGATAATTGGGAAAGGAAGACAGCAGGGGGAGGATGACGAAACCCAGAGGG includes the following:
- the hunk gene encoding hormonally up-regulated neu tumor-associated kinase homolog A — protein: MPVADSDMVVDNSHALYEGKTPNSAGNESILPASLCSPAADILKNFYHTKRVGNYLIGRKLGEGSFAKVREGLHAMTGEKVAVKVIDKRKAKKDSYVTKNLRREGHIQQMIRHPNITQLLDILETENSYYLVMELCPGGNLMNRIYDKKRLDERETQKYIRQLVLAVEHLHRAGVVHRDLKIENLLLDEQDNIKLIDFGLSNCAGILGYSDPFSTQCGSPAYAAPELLSRKKYGPKVDVWSIGVNMYAMLTGTLPFTVEPFSLRALHQKMVDKEMNPLPPSLSTAAICLLKKLLEPDPNKRPNIHQVMADSWLQLANKNTGAPYLNRIHIEEINHTVLLHMTEKMDYKHSEVLSAVLTNRACHTLAVYFLLNKKMKRLSKEYREMQFQEKKKGEKQKNEYFQTQWRKHVDKLTIPPKQTPVYLAVSKGPSKEKKHRTGLLRAITGGHRNSPLAPPGTVASSSMEYLEIHPLFPNTPQQRRRLATLPQVNTSPEHNIPAPPAPSPIGMHSFGSLSKAEQIEDTPASPWYKLTNGTLSPPRHVSAFQPDSSYLKKATIPSPPVLIVNPQPKKSISSDWCGSSDTSGSPPSTVGSPPGSSAFSPPKSAFSPLNPTSAFSPPSNSSSSDPDSPTHRSKFPSMGIGQILKKKVQLQPFTFRPEQVVEEVVSPPPYPMQTLLCASGALKTLC